One Candidatus Neomarinimicrobiota bacterium genomic window, TCTCCGACGGATCAGTTGACCCAGGGATTGGATCTGAACGAACGTCTCAAGCAACTCACTAGTGAGTATTTCTTCTCAGGTTCCCAATTAGATGCTCTGGGGACTCTGGCTTTGGTCATTCTCTTTAGTTATCTGATAAAATCCGTGGCTTACTACGCCAATAAAGTATTTACCGGATATGTTCAAGCCAAAGTAGTTCAGGATCTGCGGGCCAGGATATACCAGCATTTCCTGAGTCAGCCTCTGAGTTTCTTTCAAACAAGACGTAGTGGAGATTTGATTTCTCTGGCGATGAATGATGTCCTCAAGGTGAATCAGGCTCTGGCAACGACTTTTCATCCACTGGTGATAGAGCCTCTTTACATTATTACTTATCTTTCGATCCTATTTATTATCGACTGGAAATTAACCCTGATTTCCATCCTGATCATTCCCATCACCTCATTATTTATAGCGATCATCAGTAAAAGTATTCGCAGGAAGGTCATTCGGGTGCAGACCCAGCTTGGAGAAATAACTTCCCGCTTCACTGAATTGATCGGGGGTATTCGAATTATTAAAGCTTTTGTAAATGAATCGAACGAAAGCAAACGTTTTGGCAGAGAAGCCCAAAAACTTTATCAGCTTATGTATCGTCAGATCAAGTTGCAAAGTCTCTCTCTTCCAGTCACAGAAATGTTGGGAGTGACCATGGCAGTCATTCTTCTATGGCTCGGAGGGATCCAGGTTCTGAAGTATGGAACCATCAGCAGTTCTGACTTCCTGAGATTCATCGTTATTTTGTTCGCCATTTATCAACCTATTCGCAATCTGGCAAAAGTAAACATCAATATTCAGACCGGTGTAGCTGCAGGTGGAAGGGTTTTTCAACTCCTTGATATTGAATCAACCATCCGTGATGAAGCTGACAGCCATGTTCTGGCAGATTTTGAACAGGATATCCGGTTTGATTCAGTTACTTTTAGCTACGAGAATTCAACCCTGCAAGCCCTCGCGAATTTAGATACGGTTATCCATAAAGGAGAAATGGTGGCTTTGGTTGGTCCCAGTGGTGCTGGAAAAACAACCCTGGTTGATCTGATTCCCCGGTTTCATGATATCAATTCTGGCAGCATCAGCATAGATGGATACGATATCAGGAATTTAACCAGATCCAGTATCCGGAAGCAGATTGGTATTGTTTCTCAGGAAACTATTCTGTTCAATGATACGGTTTACAATAACATTTCCTATGGGATGGAGAGTTCACGAGAGCAAGTTGAAGTTGCAGCCAGACGTGCCAATGCCCATGAGTTTATTCTGGAGTTGGATGATCAGTACGAAACTATGCTGGGAGAACATGGAGCTCGGTTATCTGGTGGACAGAAGCAACGAATTGCCATAGCCCGCGCACTCCTCAAAGATCCGGCAATCCTAATACTGGATGAGGCTACCTCCGCTCTTGATACTGCCTCAGAACAGGCTGTTCAATCAGCCATTGATACGCTTATGAAAGGGCGCACGGTCATCGTTATCGCCCATCGACTTTCCACTATTTTAAATGCTGATAATATTCTGGTTATGGATCAGGGCGAGATCGTCGAACAGGGTGATCATAAAACTCTGAGTAAAGCCGGTGGCTTATACGAGAAGCTCTACCGCCTGCAATTTGCTACTGAAGGGTACAGCACACCTTAATTTCTAAACTCTACTTTCAATAAGATTGATTTTACAACAACGGTACTGCAAGAGTGTTATGATCAGGCTTGTCGGTCCGGGACTCTAAAAGTCCAGAGATCATTCAAAAAGTAATTCAGGATAGATGCTATCAGGATGGCGATCAGATTTGCCAGGATGTAATACAGGCCGGCATAATGGGTCAAGACCAGTAGAATGATCCAGTTTAAGGCACCTGCCACCCAGCTCACCGCAGTGAATTTTAATAAACCGGTCCATATTGCCTGAATCCCAGTCATCTTCCGATCGGTCCAGGTGAAGCGACGGTTCCAGATGAAGTTATTGAAAATAGCAAGCTGAATCGCGATGAGAGAAGCGATGGCTATCGGAACAAATA contains:
- a CDS encoding GtrA family protein, which encodes MQLKFPKRFVTFTFVGISGIVVNNAILFYAKEYLFVPIAIASLIAIQLAIFNNFIWNRRFTWTDRKMTGIQAIWTGLLKFTAVSWVAGALNWIILLVLTHYAGLYYILANLIAILIASILNYFLNDLWTFRVPDRQA
- a CDS encoding ABC transporter ATP-binding protein, whose amino-acid sequence is MYLRILRLIKPYWAHISAGVGFSIINVFFHSLTLWLSASFITTIFASPEEQVASPTDQLTQGLDLNERLKQLTSEYFFSGSQLDALGTLALVILFSYLIKSVAYYANKVFTGYVQAKVVQDLRARIYQHFLSQPLSFFQTRRSGDLISLAMNDVLKVNQALATTFHPLVIEPLYIITYLSILFIIDWKLTLISILIIPITSLFIAIISKSIRRKVIRVQTQLGEITSRFTELIGGIRIIKAFVNESNESKRFGREAQKLYQLMYRQIKLQSLSLPVTEMLGVTMAVILLWLGGIQVLKYGTISSSDFLRFIVILFAIYQPIRNLAKVNINIQTGVAAGGRVFQLLDIESTIRDEADSHVLADFEQDIRFDSVTFSYENSTLQALANLDTVIHKGEMVALVGPSGAGKTTLVDLIPRFHDINSGSISIDGYDIRNLTRSSIRKQIGIVSQETILFNDTVYNNISYGMESSREQVEVAARRANAHEFILELDDQYETMLGEHGARLSGGQKQRIAIARALLKDPAILILDEATSALDTASEQAVQSAIDTLMKGRTVIVIAHRLSTILNADNILVMDQGEIVEQGDHKTLSKAGGLYEKLYRLQFATEGYSTP